aatgcggattggcagatttcgcacacgcagagaattaagaaaattctctggtatgcagatttccacacgatgtttatccttcaccgtttgagatacgtgatatttaatttcttagaatgcagataactgaaaagttagaggtgcacaccccgggccggattcgaacccacgccctacTAACCGAAGgcaagtcatatccactgggctatcacggctctttcaaATCTTTATgtttaggtatacctacctaatagtcATTATCTCTGAGTGAGTTTTCACATGAAACCAGTGTAAATTATGTCAAGTTTATCTTCTCTTTTACATAAAGCTGTCATACTTGAGTCAATGGGAAGCGGGCAGAACCTGACCTAGCCAACCTGAGTAATAGTGTACTAAGCAATAGTTACTCGTAGGAAAGACCTATAAAGTGTTATCTCCCAACTATTTACCTGTTCATAATTCCGTCGGCATGCGGGCTGgtgcaaagattttctactaatagacatgttacgtgcctacaaaatcactgcaaaaagtgatccgaaagCTATCCGATAGCTAACTGAAAAcaacatatgcacaattttgtgattcctacattatattatatttatgtagtatagCTTTTACAACTCTTGAAcccacaactcgacattgtagacaatatttagttttatttgtttaaataactttcgtcgtTTACAATGCGATTAAATTAGCCGCCTTtcgtccgcctcagttttgacgcgctagtggcttgtctatagtataaaatctttgtcctGGCGTTAGACCGATATCGTCGGAAAAACGGAAACGTTTGTTTGTGGGTCACAGATGAGCGCGATAGTGGAAGGCACGGTGGAAATGCCACGCCAGGGGATTCCGTCGGTCCGCTTTCCATGGGAAAGCCTGTATCTACTGTGTTTACTTGTGGGTACGTATGACGACTTTTAGTACCTATTCGAGCTAGACGTTATATAGAATTACGATATGTGTTATGATTTAAtcattctttaataatattaaagtaggtacatccCAGCTACTTCTCAATTGGtaactaggtaggtagataggGTGACTTATTTACAaacatctttgttttttttttcaaaaatattttaagacgtCAGGGGTCCGTACCACTGTATATGCCGtctcaatgatacggggcccccggattACGCTTGAaagctaaaattagtaaaatgtaatcaacAATCTCACTTTAAacttcgaaaaaaatattataaaactgcagagaattttttgtacctacttcactttcagaaattacaaaagtcaAAAAACAATCTTTACAGAAATAGGTTAAGTTATTGTCATATTTCTATAAAgcaagcaagcatttttgttacatttgtgtAATTTTGATATAAGGCCATGaatttgaatgccaagaaaactaaatgtattgagttttcattgccaaatgttaaaaaattagataagtctataatgatcgatggtgaaacactggaaatggagagttccacagttttcctgggagtgaacttggattgtaaacttcagtggggtgctcatatagaaaaactgtctggtaaacttagctcagcggcatttgcagtgagaaaaataagacagtatactgatgttgatacagctaggcttgtttattttgcgtactttcacagcgtaatgtcttacggtattttattgtggggcaaggctgccgatatacaatctatatttgtacttcaaaaaagagcaattcgagcaatatatcaattaaaatcacgcgagtcccttcgtcaaaagtttaaagaaataggtatactaacagtagcctgtcaatatatatataacagtatagtatatgtaagacaaaatattaatttgtacaaacgaaaaggagatttaaacccacgtcttactagacacgggcataagttagttatttctgcatatcgtctccaaagagtaaaaaaatcttttgtaggtttgggtgtactcttctattataagatccccaagactgtgatggacctgccaatgcatagctttaagcaatgtgttaaaaaacatttacttagtcgagggtactacaacattgatgagttccttaatgataaagatgcttggaggccgttggatcagcttccaccttcacacaggaagtaaaactataagaaatgtaaacagtaattgttatcaattgtaaattataatactgtatgactttttcaaaagagcaactgttgagtttcttgccggtatcttctcagcagaacctgccttccgaaccggtggtagaatctttacaaatagtcaactgacgtgtcaaaagtgcttgtaaactgagcctacttgaaataaatgatttttgatttgatttaaggACCCTTCAAGGCTCGCTACGCAACTGcttaatgtaggtaggtaccaatTTGATTTGACCAATATCCCCTAACAATTTGTCGAGAAGACTGTTAGGAATAGGAGCAATAATACTTAGTCGAGCGGACGGGTTCAACGTTTCGAACCAAGCTCCTGTCGTCGCAAGTCCGAcctctttaccgttgagctattgaagctttaaattgtatgaatgtatgtattCATGTTGTATGAGTTGTAAGGTACCGGCCTAAATCATTTCttgttcttaaaaaaaattatattagcaTGATTAATTTTCGCATCCAAAATGCAGAAAAATATTTCTCAACTGTATATTATGAAGATTGTAGATATAccatatacatacctacttaatactcCAGTTATTATTGTACAAAGCTGAATTTTGAATGTTACTGCTAGTGAAAAACTTACAAGTAGCGACATCTAGTTTGATGAATTGACATCACATAGCTTTGCATCGAAAACCATGGTTCCGTTCTGTGCGAGGTGTGTGTACAGCGCCATCTTGTAGCTAGAGATGACACTACCAAACTAGCCGATGCTATTTCTAGCAGTCAGGACActgtacaatttaaataaaactaaaaatattttttatttataaacttactATAAGTAAGGCCTTGATCATCattttcagtttaaaaaaacGGAAAAAAGCTTTTTATAGCAAGTCGTCCATTTCATGTAGTTCCTtctaataacttataatatactatgcacaaaaattaagggagcagaaaaaaaatccaaatttttgggggattttcaacaggctgtaacttatacaaaaatagtcgtacagcaaaaaaataaaaagcaaattgtagctctaagtgtttagtttttggatctgagtttgaaattttttttttgaaaatatttttcgagtaatcataagaaaaccaccgaaaaaaaaattttcgaaattcttttgggttttttttttaatttacggacTTGGAAAAAactttttcgactcaacctccatatggaccggatagcttgtttattcagatttaatttagttttttttaaatctcgatacgagcatttctcgctgagatatcgatgtttgaatggaaaaagatcattttgtctttgattaccaatatctcagcaaccaataattgcacagaaattttgaggttggttttaaaaacttgaataaattctctacaaggattggcaattgaattttgaaaaaaaaattttttttcaatcattacatgaatttgaaaaagcatccaaaaaagggctttttgtcgttttttggaaaatcaagcgaccaatcaaaaatattgcgaaaACAAAGCCACaaacccacaaaaaccctacaaagtttcaattcaatccagccaaccgtttttttttcccacttgatcgaattttttaaaaaattaaaggagcaagaatttcgctctgaaaatgtaataattttttttttctttaatttttcaagtcactaatacagaattgagagaaaaattaaaaaaaaaaatttttttcatttttgttaaaaattatgacattttcagagcgaaattcttaattttcgtaatcaaagacaaaatgatcttttccattcaaacatcgatatctcagcgagaaatgctcgtatcgagatttaaaaaaaactaaattaaatctgaataaacaagctatccggtccatatggaggttgagtcgaaaaaatttttttcacgtccgtagattaaaaaaaaacccaaaaaaatttcgaaatttttttttcggtggttttcttatgattactcgaaaaatattttcaaaaaaaaaatttcaaactcagatccaaaaactatacacttagagctacaatttgctttttatttttttgctgtacgaccatttttgtataagttacagcctgttgaaaatcccccaaaaatttggattttttttttgctcccttaatttttgtgcatagtatagataaaaatgaaataatcgTTGGGATAAAgtgtttaaaaatgtaaatgtagatGATAAAGTTAATCGGAGTTTCAAAACGAAAAACACTAGAATGAAAGTTTACAAGatgtttattatttcttaatacAAGTATAGTTTGAAGTTTCTCTATTAATAcgttattaaatgaaatatctactctaaattataactaaaaactGTAGGTAATACATCATTACGTTTGTTGGCACATCTTGCGTGTCTGAATATACAACTTGTTTCGGCCCTGTATGCACTAATATTGAATTGATATGAAACTTGGTATCTATCCTTTACATCTCTGCTGTCGGTTACTAACTGAAATGTTATTTGTATCAAGCTTGTTGTTTGCACAATATGAGCCAGAACggatacataaattattaaaaacacacGACATAGAGCGTTATGTAGACAAAATTATCGCGATAGTTTTTAGCGTGCATTTTAGGCCTGTACAAGTAGGTAGTTTACGTACTAAGAAACATTGTCATGTGTTTGTGGTCAGTTGTTGTCAGTTGTCATCAGTTGTGGTTGAGCGTGAAGATCTCGTAGTCGCGCACGGTGAAGTTGTAGTCGGGCGCGAGCGAGGCGGGCGCGGTGGGCGAGGCGGGCGCGGCCGCGTCGCCGTACGAGTGCAGGTTGCTGTAGCTGTCGCTGTTGGCGTGGCAGTTGTTGGCCAGCAGCAGGTCCGCGCCCGCGCCGAAGATCGGCCCGCAGCTGAGGACAACCATTCGTAAGTTCAACAatcgttcatcatcatctcatgACATGTGGCACGTGTAGGTGCTGTACTCACTCGGGGTGGTAGCACAGCGCGAAGGCCTTCTTGACGAGCGGGTGTCGCTGCGGCGCGTCGCCCAGGGAGAAGAGGAAGGCGCGCTCGGCCGGCACGTAGCCGCCCGCACCGCCCGCCGCCCACGCCGCCGAGCAGAACCCGCCCACGACGGGGCCGCGCGCCAGCTGACACAGACTCGTGTAAAGCGTGCTACCCATCATCTCTCGTGTAGTGGGGTGCACAATGTTCTAAACTAGGGCAGGTACGAACAATTTCCATTTTGTAACTACACAGGAACTGACCACTGAGGTTAGCAGCCTCAGCCACAAAAGAAGCTGGAACACAAGAGGTAGGAAATGAAGTAGGCCAAACATGGCAGTGGTGTTTGAGTTTTGGTATTGAATTGCCCAGCTGGTTGAGGCATCAGACAATGCAATAGTGCTTACTGTCTATATGGCTTGTTTGTGTcacaattttgaaataaacgttCTTGACATAAAATTCACTACGATTGCTTGACTTGAGGAGAACgagttataaatattgtaatcggGTGAtaagtgctgccatctacaggtaTAGTTAAACagtgttttgttattttaaactaccagtagatggcgttcttagagaacttggaaacaatccctttttgtacttTTCAAGAACTTATTGcaatgcagttatgcctgagagTCATAGATGGCActgaatttttttgataaagttttCTTCCTATGTTTAAGTTTTAGTCCTATGACCTACAAGCACaatcgtgtttttttttctttctttcttacctgAGCCAGCAGCAGCACGGGCGCCACGCCGTCGCAGTGCGAGTGAAAGGCCTGCGCGGTGTAGCCGTGTGTGGAGGCGCGGAACACCAGCCGCCACGACTGCTTGGGAGACCCGCACCTGCCGCAAGGTgccatttcattttgttggcaAGTTGCTTTTCACAAAGGAAAATTCTACTcacaatagttatttatgtcactgtcatgtaatggggGCCATCGTAGCCCGAGTGTTTTTTGTGCAATGAAGCGAAGTCGAATTTCGATCGTATTTTTTCGAATCctcatttcgtaatctactcaacaTGAAGGTTTCAtgttgagtagattacgaaaaaatattttttttttaggttttcgtTGTAACTCTGACAAAATCAGCGAGCAATAGTCTATTTAATTAGCATAAGAAGTGGACTTTCCTTGGAAAGTACATTAGTAAGCTCACCAGCTGTTGATGAGCGAGTGGAAGGCGCTCTTGTCTTGCTGCAGGATCACGGAGCCCGTGAACACGTTGACCGACAACCTGCCACCAGATGTCGCTATTAGTGCCTTGATAGCAGTTCACTCTGTGCACTGTGCACATCAGTGGCGTGCAGCCTCCACCACTGGTACACTACTAAGTATGCTGATAACTATAAACATATTTCTATTACTTTTATCATTGAATAATAGTAATAcagtaacatttttaatttgtaatataatttagatttagagTTAGGAATGATCACCATCACTTTCCATCATTCTTATTACAATTTACAGTCATCGTGTATATCGTGTAGAAACGCAGAATTTTGAATGTGCgttagtaaataaatgaatgtctGACGGAAAGTGTGCGTAAGGCCCACGACACGGGCAGCGAGTGGTAGAGTGGTGGTCACCGTGGCTGCGTGCGCTTGTCGTGGTCGGGGCGCGGCGCGGCGTGCAGCGCGGCGCGCCGGTAGCGCTCCAGCGACAGCTCCATGGGCACCGCGCCCGTCGGCTCCACCTCCTCCGCGAACACCGAGCTGTCTGCAACAGGGAACGtgactgtcaaatgtcatggcATCATTATACCATCCCGTAGTATGCGGCCCGAGGCAAATTCAGAAAAATCTTCCGGTGGATGTTCTTTCAATGTCATATTATTCTGAGCTCAGGACTAAGGCCCGTCGAGCCAGTCCTGCCAGTACATGCGCGCGCGCTCCTCCTCCGTCCAGTGCGCGGTACACTCACCGATGAGCAGCAGGCGCACGTGCTGCATGAGCGGCGCGAGGTGGTGGCACACGCTCCTCCTCCGTCCAGTGCGCGGTACACTCACCGATGAGCAGCAGGCGCACGTGCTGCATGAGCGGCGCGAGGTGGTGGCACACGCGCGCGCGCACCTCCTCCGTCCAGTGCGCGGTACACTCACCGATGAGCAGCAGGCGCACGTGCTGCATGAGCGGCGCGAGGTGATGGCACACGCGCGCGCGCTCCTCCTCCGTCCAGTGCGCGGTACACTCACCGATGAGCAGCAGGCGCACGTGCTGCATGAGCGGCGCGAGGTGGTGGCACACGCGCGCGCGCTCCTCCTCCGTCCAGTGCGCGGTACACTCACCGATGAGCAGCAGGCGCACGTGCTGCATGAGCGGCGCGAGGTGATGGCACACGCGCGCGCGCTCCTCCTCCGTCCAGTGCGCGGTACACTCACCGATGAGCAGCAGGCGCACGTGCTGCATGAGCGGCGCGAGGTGGTGGCACACGCGCGCGCGCTCCTCCTCCGTCCAGTGCGCCGTGGGCTGCGTCACGCCGGCGCGCTGCTTGGCCCACGCCAGCGCGCAGCGCCACACCTCCTCCTCTTCTAAACTCAGCTGGAAGAACcaccaaatattttatttatacctaatttATGCAGATGTTGACCCgttagttcccgtttccgtaggaatacgaggataagaTATAGCCTGTATAGCACCTGGGAATTGTGTAGTTTTCCAGCATTGATGAAACTTtccaaatcggcccagtagtttcggagcctattcaatgcaaacagacgaacaaactataaaatctttcctctttataatattaagtatagaagtatagatagataggtaaCACATTAAATAAGCATAGGTTACAGAGTGTAAGTTATAATATGTAAGAAGGcatgcatatattttaaaaggcatatttataattaaatactaaCAAAATCTGATGATATCAGCTTGATGAGAGCTTCCTTGGGCAGGTTGAGGAAGGCGTTGGTCTTGATGCAGTCGGCAGCATTGTCTCCCACAAAAGAGATGCAGCGCTCCATGAACGACGAGGCACTCTTACCACCTGCAAGTTAAGCAAAAGGACAGTGTGGTACATAAAACTAGAGATTATAAAAAGCTGATAAACGTCCACAGCTATTGATATTGGTCTCTAGTACATTCCAAGACAATCAGACAAGTGTTGAGCCACATCCAGTAGCTAACACTGCTTGCTGTGATGTCATTGGTCACCTAACTGTTTGCTGTCTAGTCTAAGATTACTATTTCAGCACCCGAGGACTGCACGGACGTGGCATCCTGCCCTCAATAATTAGTTATACAACTCAATGTGCCAGTAACTTTCATCtgcagatttcctcatttctgatataATCCAATGACTCCTATCTTAGCTCTCTTTATCACCCATTGATTCAGACCCTTCCTGAGATGGGTAACAAACACTATTATATAAACTCTCTAGGGACATTTTCCCATTTGTTGGTTATTGGTCTTGAATTTTAATCTGACGTCCCAGTGCAGAACATTAAATATGAAGCTGTTCACACCTGTCTATCATAAATGTgaataattttgtgtaaataatttTGCTACTTGAACATCCAATTAAAATCCAAGCCCCACAAACAAATTTGGAACTGTATCTAACTCAGCATATTATTTTCATGTGAAGTTCAACTTACCAAAGTGTCACTGCTGTATGTAATCCAGTAACTTGCTTAACCTGTTCTAGGTATTATACTTCTGGATTCTACATCTTACTTGTTCGTTACATTTGAACAATTTCATTGAATGTTTTTAATTGCTGCCTGAATTGTTAGGaccttttttcgtttttttgttACCTGGGTACAACAATAACCTAGCTGGCGGGGATCACACTACAACTTctcagtgatgagtctgacccCTTTACCACCAACCTAATGAATCTCAGAGGATTTAAGAGCACACATAGACACAGAACTCAGGTGTTTCTGAACACTTTACAATTTAATAACTCAACACTAAAGCAGTATTACTATCCCACTACCTCGTATCACACTATCATATAAAGTTACAAATGTTACAAGGAATGTAGAACTCTTTCTGTTTGTGTGTGTTAATAGAATTGAACAAttcaaaaattgatttttaatgtGGTTTGactaacattttttattgtataagctaagctgcaatcatgcctgatggcaagcgatgatgcagcctacaGTGGATTgtacttgcctagaagatgcctattcactcttaacttTTACTTAACtatattctttataatattttaggtggtggggaaaacagATTGtgcattccacatcttagcagtGCATATAagaaaagaggaactaaacaGTTTAGAACGCATCTGAGAACTATTGACGACATAGCCTGCCTCGCAGTCATGTATGTACGTCATGGTAGAATAGCACAAGATCAAACAGTTCTTaagcatttatataaaataagttcTAGCCATCAATGTCCTTTACACCAATGTACTGTTCTACAAAGAGCCATAGATCTCTTACAGCTAACACAAGAGAACCTATCATTACAATGTATAACTGACATACAACTTGGCTTTTAAAATTAGCTAAtcatacaaattacttaaattatctttttaacttGCATTTAAGGCCACTAatactttatattatgtttagttGTCAAAATAATTCATGTTCTAAACTTGTAGTACATCTAAGGGTAAGTTTAGAATATGTTTGAGTTTgaggttataaaataaaagccaATGTTTGATCTtaagttttaatgaaaaattagaTTAGATTACGACCGAGACACCGTCACAAGTCACAAACGCAGACCGTCACACTTATTAACTAGGAATGTTTAGATTTTAACCTAATTTCACACAGTCGTCGCGTTTGGGTTGACATTTTGAATAAGCGTTATGTTGTCTCCTTTCATCATAATACGTCCGATCTGCTTGCGGTTTTTCGTTTTCATGTGCACTTCTTCGGCCTCATCCAACACAATGTTCATGTATTCGTCGAATCCTACGATGTGTCCCTCGATCCTCAAGTTCACATTTTCGTACAGCCAAATTTGCACACGGCTCCTGTTCTGCAGATATCTGAAGATAAGGTTGATGGGTTGTACCATCACCTTTTGCACTTTCGGGGGGCCTTTGTAAGCCATTTTAAAGTTGTGATCTTTTACGAAAactataaattcaataaaacaaaagccGCCAAAGCCAAACCGGCGTCGTTTTTCTCGATTACGTCAAAAATAGTCATAGACAACGAACACAGTAGATTAAAGAAAGTAGATGTCAAACTCAGCAGATTCAAAATCATTGTAAATGAGTGGGCATAGACAAAAAATGGACTATTCAAGTTTGAATTTATAACACTGATGACTTATGATatgattttcaataaattaatatattttctttttaattttattattacagaaGCAGCAGCGTAAAACCTGTTCGACAACAATCAAACATAAAGATTGGGGGCGGCATATTAAGCTTAGTAGAACTCGGAGCTgtttacaaagaaataaattgactgattttttaaatttttttccatttttcgaGCCTCGAGGTCATGATCAAGCTAAACGTTTtaaattttgtagaaaatattttaaacactaaaaatttttaggtacctataatatttttaagtaggtattattttggATTACTTCGTTGTGGCATTAGGATACATGTATCattaataatgatatattagAATATAATGGCTAGAATAGCTACCTATATTAATAAatgcattattattaaaaaaaaacaaaaatagacaataaaatgctaaaataataaaaaaaccaaggGGGGACGTGCTAAAAcgctattattatataatgaaatCTATCAAACCCAGTACAGTAGTACACTTTAAATTGATTCCATTTTGAGTTTTaccaacataaaaaaaaaacaattaccttctaaacaaatatattaaaagaaaaaagcaaaAACTGTGCGAtggccgggaatcgaacccggatCAACTGCTTGGAAGGCAACTATGCTGACCATTACACCACCATCGCCGATGACCTGAGAGTTGAAATTATGTTACATAATAAAATCACAGTTACCTGGCCTATCTTGAATTTCCATAGCAGCAGCAAGCAAAGTGCATGCACTTTCCACGCTTAAAGTAGAAGTAACATGGTCTTCACAAGCGGCACGAAGGTCTTCTACTCCTAAATCTGCTGCTAGCGTCATCATTTCAAACACTCCTGAGTCATGGAGTAACAGCtgtaaaacaaattaacaaaatgataaagttatatttatgttattaactgatttcatttttttaacacttttgtgttttaatattatgatgtgCATCTATTCGACAATAGGTGGCGCTGTTAGAAGTAATATTAGTTTACCAATTTTGTTTGTAGTTTAAGAAAAACACATTCTAAATCAATTTAGGTACAAAAttattgtgttaaaaaataaatatgaaattaattaccTTTCCGGTGTAAACGTACTGTATAAAAAGTCGAAATGTTTCAGGCTGAACATGTGGCATACGTATCGGCGTGGGCTGCGTGCCAACAGATGGCGTTATAGTACACCCTGGGATGCGACAAACTTCTCCGCGTTTTGTGTTTTGAAAACTTTTGCACCTAttagaagaaaaataataatcattaattactatttcaatttgtcttttaaatatcatcttttcttattTTCGCCAGCAGATATTTTTTGTAGAGAAGACTGACAAAGTGAAATGTTATAGCTACTTATCTAATTTACTTATGCACCTAAGTTCCACCCAAGTCCTTTTGGGAAATGTACCTCTTTAAGTACGTTATATAAGCGGTGtctttaaattcaaaaaattggATCGTATACGCCCAATAATATGGGCGATATCTGAGCGAACGTGTTCCTATCGAGATGCGTTTCCCCCTAGGTTcaagaaatgtttatttgaaatactctGTATAGCATTACAATGACGTCGTGTacggaccgaggacatcaagcgtgttgcagggagccgctggatgctggcggctcgaaaccgttctgtttgtaagtccatgcaagaggcatatgctGATCCATTGGCAgctcattatcagctgatagtgatgatgacgatgatctGCATTCTGCGCATAGTTTTAATTGTAGTTTGAAAATCGCTTTAATATTAAATCCAATACTAAGTAACTTTCAtttttttgatatgaaaatactaTGGCAAGATAATAATAGACACAGACTAGTGACTACTGTGCATACTGGCAGTTGGCACAATACATCcatatatttaattaagtagATACGTAATCATACATCTACTCCTTAATGATGCAAAACAAATGATCCAGCTGTGTGAAATTATATTCATATTACTTATTAACCATGTGCTTGGTTAGAAGGTGCATAGTATTACTTGACGTCAAGATACTCTTACGGTGTAGGCAGGGAAACGGAAGCTCGAAGTGCATTCACTATCCTACCTTAATGCGAATCATTTTCATTTGCCTAAGTAAGTagtggtgcaatctaagatggaagcgggctaatttgttaggaggaggatgaaaatctacacccctttcggtttctacacgacatcgtacctgcgATACCATTACAGTGGCGGTTCTATGGTAAAATAGTGAAAGAAGTTGATTAAAAAACTCTTCCccgaaataaaagaaaataaaaatagctctAGAAGTTAGAAGAAAACCAACTGAGAACCAGGCGTACCGTTTATAATATCGCAAACCAAGGTACACCTGCCATTTTATAATTAGATAGttcacgccgcgcggtttcacccgtgtggtttc
The DNA window shown above is from Bicyclus anynana chromosome 15, ilBicAnyn1.1, whole genome shotgun sequence and carries:
- the LOC112043413 gene encoding BTB/POZ domain-containing protein 19 isoform X2 — protein: MANRVSNNCCSGVSAERAGLPGLLRDLQRLSEDQDSADIVFVLGTAEEKVYAHKIILYARCKSFQNTKRGEVCRIPGCTITPSVGTQPTPIRMPHVQPETFRLFIQYVYTGKLLLHDSGVFEMMTLAADLGVEDLRAACEDHVTSTLSVESACTLLAAAMEIQDRPGGKSASSFMERCISFVGDNAADCIKTNAFLNLPKEALIKLISSDFLSLEEEEVWRCALAWAKQRAGVTQPTAHWTEEERARVCHHLAPLMQHVRLLLIDSSVFAEEVEPTGAVPMELSLERYRRAALHAAPRPDHDKRTQPRLSVNVFTGSVILQQDKSAFHSLINSWCGSPKQSWRLVFRASTHGYTAQAFHSHCDGVAPVLLLAQLLLWLRLLTSVVSSCVVTKWKLFVPALV
- the LOC112043414 gene encoding probable small nuclear ribonucleoprotein E translates to MAYKGPPKVQKVMVQPINLIFRYLQNRSRVQIWLYENVNLRIEGHIVGFDEYMNIVLDEAEEVHMKTKNRKQIGRIMMKGDNITLIQNVNPNATTV
- the LOC112043413 gene encoding uncharacterized protein LOC112043413 isoform X1; this translates as MANRVSNNCCSGVSAERAGLPGLLRDLQRLSEDQDSADIVFVLGTAEEKVYAHKIILYARCKSFQNTKRGEVCRIPGCTITPSVGTQPTPIRMPHVQPETFRLFIQYVYTGKLLLHDSGVFEMMTLAADLGVEDLRAACEDHVTSTLSVESACTLLAAAMEIQDRPGGKSASSFMERCISFVGDNAADCIKTNAFLNLPKEALIKLISSDFLSLEEEEVWRCALAWAKQRAGVTQPTAHWTEEERARVCHHLAPLMQHVRLLLIDSSVFAEEVEPTGAVPMELSLERYRRAALHAAPRPDHDKRTQPRLSVNVFTGSVILQQDKSAFHSLINSWCGSPKQSWRLVFRASTHGYTAQAFHSHCDGVAPVLLLAQLARGPVVGGFCSAAWAAGGAGGYVPAERAFLFSLGDAPQRHPLVKKAFALCYHPDCGPIFGAGADLLLANNCHANSDSYSNLHSYGDAAAPASPTAPASLAPDYNFTVRDYEIFTLNHN